In Prunus dulcis chromosome 2, ALMONDv2, whole genome shotgun sequence, a single genomic region encodes these proteins:
- the LOC117619939 gene encoding glutamate receptor 1.2-like, which produces MKSREGRIVLSCISAAVSDFYQLHKNYSTRVVLHSRDSKGEPLHALSAALNLLNDIKVEALIGAQTSMEAHLLADLGEAAKVPVMSLSEPSPPPLNDNKYPFRIGIIPDQTSLAMAISAIFDIFKWKDVTLVYDENTDYGKNIIPAVVNSFQETNVCIVHTSSIAASSTNEQIIEELHKLMELKTKVFLVHISHLLVPRLFLNAKKLGMMSEGYVWFMTSSSMNFLHSIDPNVIESMEGVLGLKSHIPASTGLQNLTSRLRRKFYMEYPNMEVTELSPYGIWAYDATWVLAEAVERTRSKNYTKSFSKHGVVLLREILQTGFKGLSGEVQYPDGKLTSGGFEIVNVVGKEERKVGFWPCKEEKTTKESCMPLNNRRNLLFTDNLETINWPGGSKRQLSSEIKLRIGVPVRPGFKELVGVERDPQTNRTIVTGFSIDVFETAIKALPYKVHYEFFPFENENGVMAGTYNDLVYQVYLKNYDAVVGDTTITSNRSQYVDFTIPYTDLGVGMLVPNEKDNMWIFLKPLSTGLWITSAGFFILTGFVVWLIERPVNEEFQGTRWQQIGTIFWFSFSTLVFAHREKLLNNLAKFVVIIWVFAVLILTSSYTATLTSIMTVNQIRLNSGGDYIGYQSGSFTQGVVKNLNFKGLKPYNSVEEYALALSSGSKHGGVSAIVDEVPFIKIFLAHYPTGYSMIKPESSTNGFGFVFPKGSKLVHDMSMQIEQMREEGKLMEMEKVWFDKRTILMFDNTTSDPNTLNFHTFRGLFLITGVSSAFAIFIFIIFPLKEKWYAVKKFRFRYQVREKLQRVRKFFSRKVSNETEENQSTDSA; this is translated from the exons ATGAAATCAAGGGAGGGAAGGATTGTTCTGAGCTGCATTTCGGCCGCCGTCTCTGACTTCTACCAGCTGCACAAAAACTACAGCACAAGAGTAGTTCTCCACAGCAGGGATTCCAAAGGAGAACCTCTACATGCTCTATCAGCTG CTCTTAATCTTTTGAATGACATCAAAGTGGAAGCATTAATTGGTGCACAAACAAGTATGGAAGCACACCTTTTGGCAGATTTGGGAGAAGCAGCTAAAGTCCCTGTGATGTCTCTCTCTGAACCTAGTCCTCCTCCTCTCAACGACAATAAATACCCCTTCCGTATTGGGATCATACCGGATCAAACTTCTCTAGCTATGGCAATCAGCGCcatttttgatattttcaaaTGGAAGGATGTTACTCTTGTATATGATGAGAACACAGATTATGGGAAAAACATCATTCCAGCTGTGGTCAATTCCTTCCAAGAGACAAATGTGTGTATTGTACATACAAGTTCCATTGCTGCATCCTCAACAAATGAACAAATCATTGAAGAACTCCATAAGTTAATGGAATTGAAGACTAAGGTATTTCTCGTCCATATTTCACATTTACTTGTGCCTCGTCTTTtcttaaatgcaaaaaagttAGGAATGATGAGTGAAGGGTACGTTTGGTTTATGACATCAAGTAGCATGAATTTCTTGCATTCCATTGATCCTAATGTGATTGAGTCAATGGAAGGAGTGTTGGGTTTGAAGTCTCATATTCCGGCATCAACCGGCCTCCAAAATCTTACTTCAAGATTGAGGAGGAAATTTTACATGGAGTATCCCAATATGGAGGTAACCGAGTTAAGTCCTTATGGAATTTGGGCATACGATGCAACTTGGGTTCTAGCAGAAGCAGTTGAAAGGACAAGGAGTAAAAATTATACTAAATCATTCTCCAAACATGGAGTTGTGTTGCTTAGAGAAATATTACAAACGGGATTTAAAGGTTTAAGTGGTGAAGTTCAATATCCAGATGGGAAACTGACTTCAGGTGGATTTGAGATTGTAAATGTGGTTGgtaaagaggagagaaaggTTGGATTTTGGCCttgcaaagaagaaaaaaccacAAAAGAGTCATGCATGCCGCTTAATAATAGGAGAAATTTACTCTTCACCGACAATTTGGAAACAATCAATTGGCCTGGAGGATCCAAGAGGCAATTGAGTAGTGAAATAAAACTGAGAATTGGTGTTCCAGTGAGGCCTGGGTTCAAGGAACTTGTGGGTGTGGAGCGTGATCCTCAAACCAATAGAACAATTGTCACTGGCTTCTCTATAGATGTATTCGAAACTGCAATTAAAGCTCTGCCGTATAAAGTACATTACGAATTTTTTCCATTTGAGAATGAAAATGGAGTTATGGCTGGGACTTACAATGATCTTGTTTACCAAGTCTACCTCAAG AATTATGATGCTGTTGTGGGAGATACGACGATCACATCGAACAGGTCTCAATATGTTGATTTCACAATACCATACACTGACTTAGGTGTGGGCATGCTAGTACCAAATGAGAAGGACAACATGTGGATTTTCTTGAAACCTCTCTCAACAGGTCTTTGGATAACAAGTGCGGGTTTCTTCATCCTAACGGGTTTCGTCGTATGGTTAATTGAGCGTCCTGTCAACGAAGAATTCCAAGGCACACGATGGCAACAAATCGGAACTATATTCTGGTTCTCCTTCTCAACCCTTGTTTTTGCTCATA GGGAGAAGTTGTTAAACAACTTGGCCAAGTTTGTAGTGATCATATGGGTGTTTGCTGTGCTTATATTGACTTCCAGTTACACAGCAACTCTGACATCAATTATGACAGTTAACCAAATACGATTAAACTCAGGAGGGGACTATATAGGTTACCAATCAGGTTCATTCACCCAGGGAGTGGTAAAGAACTTGAATTTCAAAGGTCTTAAACCCTACAATTCGGTTGAAGAATATGCTCTCGCTTTATCAAGCGGAAGTAAGCATGGTGGTGTCTCTGCTATCGTTGACGAGGTTCCATTCATTAAGATCTTCCTTGCACACTATCCTACTGGTTACTCCATGATTAAACCCGAATCTAGCACCAATGGTTTTGGCTTT GTTTTCCCTAAAGGTTCGAAATTGGTCCATGATATGTCAATGcaaattgaacaaatgagagaagagGGAAAGCTTATGGAGATGGAGAAGGTCTGGTTTGATAAGAGAACAATTCTCATGTTTGACAACACAACGAGTGATCCCAATACTCTAAACTTCCATACTTTTCGTGGTTTATTTCTCATTACTGGGGTATCTTCAGCTTTTGctattttcatattcataatATTCCCACTCAAAGAAAAATGGTATGCCGTGAAGAAATTCAGATTTAGATATCAGGTTCGAGAAAAGCTGCAGCGTGTAAGGAAATTCTTCTCTCGCAAAGTTTCCAATGAAACCGAAGAAAACCAGTCGACAGATAGTGCATGA